CAACTTACTCGACGCCATCGCCGCCCACCGCGTCGCCGATCGACCAGATCGCTACGAGCCCCGGGCTAGGAAACGACACAACAGGAACTTCGCGTACCTGCGAAAACCCCGCGCGCAGATCAAAGGCGAGATGGCCAAAGGGCTTATCGCGATTTAAGTGCCATTCGTCGATCCGACCGACGCGTGCAAGTTTCGCCGAAGTCTGCCCCCACGGGCGTCCCAAAAAAAATGGTCATCTCGTAGGATGGACCGTCGGCAAAATCGAAGACCACGAGATCGTTCTCGCCGGAGATGGGACGTTCGTAAGCTGGCCCCCAATGCCTTCGACAATCTGTTGCCGAGTGAAAGCCCGACTGGCACCGCTTGCCAGACGGCGAGATTAGAACTCCGCGGTCACCATCGATCGAAGTTCATAAACTCGAAATCCAAATGCGAGGCGATCACGTAATTCGTCGCCTGCGGCGGTACTCGGATCAGGCCGGCCTTGAACGATTTGTCGATCTTCTTCTTCCAGCCCTCGCGAACGCCCATCGGGCTGTTGACGACCTTCGAAATATTGAGCAAGGCCACCGAATTGACGGATTACGGCAGCTTCGTAACCAAATCTCGGAACTGGGCGCTGGCGGGTAGGACGGCGACGAGCGTCAATTCGCCGGCGATCGTGATGCGTCAAACCCAGCCACGCATCTGACGGCAGTTGGTTCCGCGGGTTCGGCCCGCTGGTAACTCGGACATTGTTCTGATTCCTCTTCGGTTGATTTATGTAAGGAAACTGGCGCCTAGCGATGTCGCCACGAACCGCATTGCCGCTAGGCGGCACGCGTTGATTTTCAGTATTTCTCCGGTACGAAGTTTCGGCCCATGATCGGCGACTGATCGTCGTAAGCCGCTTTGTCGGATCGCTTGGGAAGTTTCACTTTCTCGCGCGGCGCCTCTTCGTAAGGGATCTTGCTCAACAGGTGGCTGATGATGTTGAGCCGCGCTCGCTTCTTGTCGTCCGACTTGACCAAATACCACGGCGCCCAGGGAGTATCGGTCGCCGCGAGCATATCGTCCCTCGCTCGCGAGTAATCGTACCAACGGCCGTAGGATTCAAGATCCATCGGCGAGAGCTTCCAGATCTTTCGCCCATCGGCGATGCGCGATTCGAGCCGGCGAGTCTGCTCTTCCTGACTGACTTCCAGCCAGTATTTCAGCAGGATGACTCCGGACTCGACGATCATACGTTCAGCGTATGGGGCGATTTGCAGAAACCGCTTAACCTGTTCGTCGGGGCAAAAGCCCATAACGCGTTCGACGCCAGCGCGGTTGTACCAACTGCGGTCGAAGATGACGACTTCGCCGGCCGCGGGCAGATGCGGTAGATAGCGCTGGATATACATCTGCGACTTTTCACGCTCGGTCGGGGCCGGCAATGCCACGACGCGAAACACGCGAGGACTCACACGCTCCGTGATCGCCTTGATCGTGCCCCCCTTGCCGGCGCCGTCGCGTCCTTCAAACACGATGCAGATCTTCAGCCCCTTGTGCTTGACCCACTCCTGCAGCGTCACAAGTTCGACGTGCAGTTCGAAGAGTTCTCGCTCGTAGTCTTTGCCCTTGAGCTTCTTTTGAGAAGAGGACTGATCGTCGTCGTCGATCTCGCGATTCCTGTGGCTCATATGAATAACACCTCATTCGTCCGTCGAAAAGACGGGACGGGCGGCTCGCGGCAGCCGTCAATCGGCTGGAGAGCAACCGGTCGCTCGGAGCCAATCCCATTTTTTACCGGCTGTCAACTCTGCTTAGGTTCCGGCAACCGCACAAGCAGCCATTGCTGCGTCTGGCCACTGGCGAAATGGACTAGCACGGGCGTCGAATCTTGGGTCAAGCTCGACAGGCCTGTCTCGACGATGGGCCATGATTGTCCTTGCACAGACCAGGCGACTCGCTGGGTTTTCTTATCCACCATGCCTTCGAGCGTTTGCATGTCGCCGCTGGCCATGTTTTTAAACGTGCCGGAGATGATTCCGTCTTTGCTGACGGCCAGTTGCACGTAGAGTGTCGGCGTGGCGCCAGTCGCTTCGCGGTCTTGGGTGACCGCAAACACGCCGAGCGGCATCCACTCGGAGTTTTGCGGATTCAAGTTATCGGGTGCGGCGGCGGCAATCGCGGCGGCTTGATCGGCATACTCTTCAGCCGTCGCTACCGGCTGATCGCCATAATACACTTGATCGTCAGTGTAATAGATATTGTCGCCGTAAGCGTACGTTGTCTCGGCGTAGCCGGTTCCCCAGCCGAACCAACCGGTGAGCGCCGCCCAAGTGGCCCAACGATAGGGCGCGTTGAGCCGCCACGACGCCCACCCCGGATGGTCGTGCCAGAAATCCAAACGAGGATAGTTGTCTCGGACCTGATCGCGGATCTCATCGCGGCGCTGTTGGCGATTGTCTTGCAATTGCTGGCGATTCTCGACGCGGCTGGGCCGATTATCGACGTAGTTTCCGCGTCGATCGCCGA
This genomic stretch from Pirellulales bacterium harbors:
- the ppk2 gene encoding polyphosphate kinase 2; this translates as MSHRNREIDDDDQSSSQKKLKGKDYERELFELHVELVTLQEWVKHKGLKICIVFEGRDGAGKGGTIKAITERVSPRVFRVVALPAPTEREKSQMYIQRYLPHLPAAGEVVIFDRSWYNRAGVERVMGFCPDEQVKRFLQIAPYAERMIVESGVILLKYWLEVSQEEQTRRLESRIADGRKIWKLSPMDLESYGRWYDYSRARDDMLAATDTPWAPWYLVKSDDKKRARLNIISHLLSKIPYEEAPREKVKLPKRSDKAAYDDQSPIMGRNFVPEKY